From the genome of Sporosarcina sp. 6E9, one region includes:
- a CDS encoding YwbE family protein produces MDGKNRDDITPGLKVAIVLKKDQRSGTKTEGIVKDLLTNSKFHPHGIKVRLEDGQVGRVAEILE; encoded by the coding sequence ATGGACGGAAAAAATCGTGACGATATAACACCAGGATTAAAAGTCGCAATTGTATTGAAGAAAGACCAGCGCTCAGGGACAAAAACTGAAGGCATTGTGAAAGACTTATTGACGAACTCGAAGTTTCATCCCCATGGCATTAAAGTTAGACTCGAAGACGGACAAGTTGGCCGCGTGGCGGAAATATTGGAATAA
- a CDS encoding bifunctional 2-polyprenyl-6-hydroxyphenol methylase/3-demethylubiquinol 3-O-methyltransferase UbiG — protein MWHERFSTDEFVYGKEPNAFVVEAAKLMPKGRVLCIAEGEGRKSVYLASLGFDVTAWDFAQAGLDKTKLLADEKGVVVTTEYRDLAEVVWEAEQWDAIVQIFGHFPEDVMDRTFSGIKKALKPGGYYISELYSKEQLAYGTGGPRNESMLINPKEMLEQFDGYFIKHFHVGEVNREEGQLHTGTAHVVQSMFQKRKED, from the coding sequence ATGTGGCACGAACGTTTCTCGACAGATGAGTTTGTCTACGGGAAAGAACCAAATGCATTTGTAGTCGAAGCAGCGAAGCTTATGCCGAAAGGGAGAGTGCTCTGTATCGCAGAAGGCGAGGGGCGAAAATCGGTGTACTTAGCGTCTCTTGGATTTGACGTGACCGCGTGGGATTTTGCGCAAGCTGGGCTTGATAAAACAAAACTACTTGCCGATGAAAAAGGTGTCGTTGTGACAACCGAATATCGGGATCTTGCAGAAGTAGTATGGGAAGCAGAACAATGGGATGCCATCGTCCAGATTTTCGGCCATTTTCCTGAAGACGTTATGGACCGCACCTTTTCTGGAATTAAAAAAGCGCTAAAACCAGGAGGATATTATATAAGTGAATTGTATTCAAAAGAACAACTTGCATATGGAACAGGCGGACCGCGCAACGAATCCATGCTCATAAATCCAAAAGAAATGCTTGAACAATTTGACGGCTATTTTATCAAGCATTTCCACGTAGGTGAAGTGAATCGTGAAGAAGGCCAACTTCATACGGGCACAGCGCATGTCGTACAAAGCATGTTTCAAAAAAGAAAAGAGGATTGA
- a CDS encoding phosphotransferase family protein, producing the protein MDLNEKGKLWIENILGVAVISIERLYGGVSSLIFEVETGKGPVILRQFDNEEWLREEPDLVSHESASLQIACNSDLSAPILLAADKTGGKAGMPSILMTKVEGKVLLEPEDFHLWTDGLAKTLSEIHRIEAGKFPWKYAQYMNREKVEIPGWTQNPEVWNVALERLHGSVPQYRETFIHRDFHPANVLWKDDDVSGIVDWPNACLGPAGIDVGHCRVNLALLHGIEIADLFLEAYQRHATGFDYDPYLDIVSIFDAIDGPITVYKGWTDLGVEGLTNQLMESRLDAFMESVVMSK; encoded by the coding sequence TTGGATTTAAATGAAAAAGGGAAACTTTGGATAGAAAATATACTGGGTGTTGCCGTTATTTCTATAGAAAGGCTTTACGGCGGAGTATCATCTCTTATTTTTGAGGTGGAAACTGGAAAGGGGCCCGTCATATTGCGCCAATTTGATAATGAGGAATGGCTCCGCGAAGAACCGGATCTTGTGTCACATGAATCAGCTAGTCTACAAATAGCGTGTAATAGTGATTTATCAGCACCAATACTTCTTGCGGCTGATAAAACAGGCGGAAAAGCTGGAATGCCATCGATTCTGATGACAAAGGTAGAAGGTAAAGTTTTGCTTGAACCAGAGGATTTTCATTTATGGACAGATGGGTTGGCTAAAACACTTAGTGAAATTCATCGGATTGAAGCGGGGAAGTTTCCGTGGAAGTATGCACAGTATATGAATCGTGAGAAAGTTGAAATTCCCGGGTGGACACAGAATCCTGAAGTATGGAATGTAGCTTTAGAACGATTACACGGGTCGGTACCTCAATATCGGGAAACATTCATCCACCGCGATTTCCACCCGGCTAATGTGTTATGGAAAGACGACGATGTAAGCGGAATTGTAGATTGGCCAAACGCCTGCTTGGGGCCAGCGGGAATTGATGTCGGTCATTGTCGCGTGAACTTAGCTTTATTACACGGAATAGAAATCGCGGACTTATTTTTGGAAGCGTACCAACGGCATGCAACCGGGTTCGACTATGATCCCTATCTTGATATCGTATCTATATTTGATGCCATCGATGGTCCGATAACTGTTTATAAGGGGTGGACGGATTTAGGAGTGGAAGGACTCACAAATCAGCTGATGGAGTCGCGCCTGGATGCTTTTATGGAAAGTGTTGTTATGAGCAAGTGA
- a CDS encoding amidohydrolase, whose product MKIVWHNGTMYTMNFEGDQVEALLTEGGKISAVGTYDELRGQADKEIDLKGAVLYPGFVDSHMHMIGHGQKLLSLDLAKASSADEMMVMLHNAHKDLTPDEWFLGEGWNENNFPDKKIPRASELDKVTDSPMVLKRTCRHAVLANSKALELAGITKDTLDPEDGVIERDENGEATGYLHEGAQDLVLNLLPEPTIESLTKALTKSVDDLVALGLTGAVTDDLGYYGDYTNPLQAFKNVIGEQRKFRAHLLRRSPVFEQIMEENATYDEPWITPGEMKFFIDCALGGKTALLSEPYSDAPETSGVAVHTDEEIEELVKLARKYDEAIAVHVIGDAAAEKALDAIEKHPVPEGKRDRLIHVNVLREDLVARMEKLPVILDLQPIFVSSDFPWAMDRLGEHRLDWAYAWKKLIDRGFICGGGSDAPVEEVDPLLGIYAAVTRRKPGETHDGYLPSEKLSRFEAVHLFTVGSVATIGKDNVRGRLQENFDADFTILDTDLFSVEDEGIIYAKVVMTVVAGDIVYE is encoded by the coding sequence GTGAAAATAGTTTGGCATAACGGCACGATGTATACGATGAATTTTGAAGGCGACCAGGTTGAAGCGCTACTTACAGAAGGCGGGAAAATTAGCGCGGTTGGTACCTATGACGAATTAAGAGGGCAGGCCGATAAAGAAATCGATTTAAAAGGGGCGGTTCTCTATCCAGGATTTGTCGATAGTCACATGCATATGATCGGACATGGGCAAAAGTTACTGAGTCTTGATTTAGCAAAAGCAAGTTCGGCAGATGAAATGATGGTCATGCTCCATAATGCGCATAAGGATTTAACACCGGATGAGTGGTTTTTGGGGGAAGGTTGGAATGAAAACAATTTTCCAGATAAAAAGATTCCCCGAGCGAGTGAGCTCGATAAGGTTACAGATTCTCCAATGGTGTTGAAAAGGACGTGTCGTCATGCGGTCCTAGCAAACTCAAAAGCGCTTGAACTCGCAGGCATTACAAAAGACACACTAGATCCTGAAGACGGTGTTATCGAACGCGATGAAAACGGCGAAGCAACGGGCTATCTCCATGAAGGCGCGCAGGATTTGGTGCTGAACTTGCTACCAGAACCAACTATTGAATCGTTGACAAAAGCTTTAACGAAATCCGTCGATGATTTAGTCGCACTTGGCTTAACCGGTGCAGTGACGGATGACCTCGGTTATTACGGCGATTACACGAACCCGCTTCAAGCGTTTAAAAATGTGATTGGTGAACAGCGGAAGTTTCGTGCCCATTTACTAAGAAGATCCCCGGTATTCGAACAAATAATGGAAGAGAATGCAACTTATGATGAACCGTGGATTACGCCTGGTGAGATGAAGTTTTTCATCGACTGCGCGCTTGGCGGAAAGACTGCGCTATTAAGCGAGCCGTATTCAGACGCACCCGAAACGTCTGGGGTGGCCGTCCATACTGACGAGGAGATTGAAGAACTTGTTAAATTAGCTCGGAAATACGATGAAGCGATTGCGGTCCATGTCATCGGGGATGCGGCTGCTGAAAAAGCATTAGATGCCATTGAAAAACACCCCGTACCCGAAGGGAAGCGCGACAGATTGATTCATGTGAATGTGTTACGAGAGGATTTGGTGGCGCGAATGGAAAAGTTGCCAGTCATTCTCGATTTACAACCGATATTTGTTTCGTCAGATTTCCCTTGGGCGATGGATCGGTTAGGCGAACACCGTCTGGACTGGGCATATGCTTGGAAAAAGTTAATCGACCGTGGATTCATCTGTGGGGGCGGGTCGGATGCGCCGGTTGAAGAAGTCGATCCTTTACTCGGAATCTATGCAGCAGTGACACGTCGGAAACCAGGTGAGACTCATGACGGCTATTTACCTAGCGAAAAGCTTAGTCGATTTGAAGCGGTTCATTTATTTACAGTTGGAAGTGTCGCCACAATTGGAAAAGATAATGTACGCGGGAGACTCCAAGAAAACTTTGACGCGGATTTTACAATTCTCGATACAGATTTGTTCAGCGTTGAAGACGAAGGAATCATTTATGCGAAGGTTGTCATGACAGTAGTGGCAGGCGATATTGTTTATGAGTAA
- a CDS encoding YtoQ family protein, which translates to MRLTVYLAGEIHSAWREEVKVKAAALDLPIDFVGPMEDHDRSDNIGEEILGEQPNAIFKDAAASNFNNLRTEILMKKADLVIALFGEKYKQWNTAMDASAAVAYGKPLILIRQEGHHHALKELSRKAHATVETVDQAIKALHYIFE; encoded by the coding sequence ATGAGATTAACAGTTTATCTAGCAGGAGAGATTCATAGTGCGTGGCGCGAGGAAGTTAAAGTGAAAGCAGCGGCATTAGATTTACCCATTGACTTCGTTGGTCCGATGGAAGATCATGACCGTTCCGATAATATCGGGGAAGAAATTTTAGGTGAACAGCCAAATGCCATCTTTAAAGACGCAGCGGCTTCAAACTTTAATAACTTGCGAACGGAAATTCTAATGAAGAAAGCCGATCTTGTCATCGCTTTGTTTGGCGAAAAGTACAAGCAGTGGAATACCGCGATGGACGCAAGTGCAGCAGTTGCTTACGGTAAACCGTTGATTCTTATTCGTCAAGAAGGACATCACCATGCACTGAAAGAATTATCCCGTAAAGCGCACGCAACTGTCGAGACCGTCGACCAAGCGATTAAAGCACTTCATTATATTTTTGAATAG
- the pstB gene encoding phosphate ABC transporter ATP-binding protein PstB — MKNANWRKPVYETNGLNLWYGSSHALKNIDLSINEKEVTAIIGPSGCGKSTYLKTLNRMVEMVPDVSISGHVTFKGKNILGKAMPVEMLRSKVGMVFQKPNPFPKSIYENVAFGPKIHGIRNKAMLDNIVEDSLRKAALWDEVKDRLHKSAYGLSGGQQQRLCIARCLAIDPEVILMDEPTSALDPVSTHKVEELINTIKNDVTIAIVTHNMQQAARISDRTAFFLNGEIIECDQTSTIFNNPNDHLTNDYINGRFG, encoded by the coding sequence ATGAAAAATGCCAACTGGCGTAAACCAGTTTATGAAACGAATGGATTGAATCTGTGGTACGGATCATCACATGCATTGAAAAATATCGATCTATCTATTAATGAAAAAGAAGTCACTGCAATTATCGGCCCATCCGGTTGCGGGAAGTCAACTTATTTAAAGACGCTTAATCGAATGGTTGAAATGGTACCTGATGTATCGATTTCTGGACACGTTACATTTAAAGGGAAGAACATTCTGGGGAAAGCGATGCCCGTTGAAATGCTTCGATCGAAAGTTGGCATGGTCTTTCAAAAACCAAACCCCTTCCCTAAATCTATTTACGAGAACGTCGCATTCGGACCTAAAATTCATGGAATCCGAAACAAAGCGATGCTCGATAATATTGTAGAAGATAGTTTGCGAAAAGCTGCGCTCTGGGATGAAGTGAAAGACCGCCTTCACAAAAGTGCTTACGGGCTTTCCGGCGGACAACAACAACGACTTTGCATTGCTCGCTGTCTCGCAATAGACCCTGAAGTCATATTAATGGATGAACCTACTTCCGCTTTAGACCCAGTTTCCACGCACAAAGTGGAGGAGCTCATCAATACGATTAAAAACGATGTGACCATCGCAATCGTTACACACAATATGCAACAAGCAGCGCGAATTTCAGATCGTACAGCATTTTTTCTAAACGGTGAAATTATTGAATGTGATCAAACATCCACTATCTTTAATAATCCGAACGACCATCTTACGAATGACTATATAAATGGCCGCTTCGGCTAA
- a CDS encoding PstS family phosphate ABC transporter substrate-binding protein, with product MKLKKYLLFLAIAALAAIIAACGSDPKANSDEQSKGNDEESNDNGNSEKIEGSVVIDGSGTVYPLMARIAEEYMINEQENVSVEVSRAGTSAGFKKFLVKDGTDFNDASRQIKDEEATEAKDLGIEVKELKVALDGLTFVINKDNDWAKEMTPEQLISIFKADSGIEKWSDIDPDWPDEKIKPMGPNENHGTYEFFYENILEKQDLVDSVNLQQDYSTLVNLVAEDKNGIAFFGFGYYVNNKDKLEAVHVDFGSGAVEPSLDTISEDGDYAQFTRPVFTYLNVKHATEKAQVLDYAIYLMGNINKFAGETGFAPIPDAEVEESIEYLNGLRN from the coding sequence ATGAAATTGAAAAAGTATCTTTTGTTCCTAGCTATCGCAGCTCTTGCTGCAATTATTGCAGCATGCGGGTCTGATCCGAAAGCAAATAGTGACGAACAATCTAAAGGTAACGATGAAGAGTCTAATGACAATGGTAACTCTGAAAAGATAGAAGGAAGCGTTGTGATTGATGGATCCGGAACAGTTTATCCATTAATGGCGAGGATCGCTGAAGAATATATGATCAATGAGCAAGAAAATGTATCTGTTGAGGTGAGTCGTGCAGGAACAAGCGCAGGATTCAAGAAGTTTTTAGTAAAAGACGGAACAGACTTTAACGATGCATCTCGCCAAATAAAAGATGAGGAAGCAACTGAAGCAAAAGATTTAGGGATTGAAGTTAAAGAATTAAAAGTAGCCTTGGACGGTTTAACCTTTGTCATTAACAAAGATAATGACTGGGCAAAAGAAATGACGCCCGAACAACTCATTAGCATATTCAAAGCAGACAGCGGCATTGAAAAATGGTCTGATATAGACCCAGATTGGCCCGATGAAAAAATCAAGCCTATGGGACCGAACGAAAACCACGGAACGTATGAGTTCTTCTATGAAAACATTTTAGAAAAACAAGATCTCGTTGACAGTGTAAACCTACAACAAGATTATTCAACACTCGTTAACTTAGTAGCAGAAGACAAAAACGGAATTGCATTTTTCGGGTTTGGGTATTACGTCAATAATAAAGACAAGCTTGAAGCGGTTCATGTTGATTTTGGTAGCGGCGCGGTAGAACCATCACTCGATACTATTTCAGAAGACGGCGATTATGCGCAGTTTACTCGCCCCGTCTTCACATACTTGAACGTCAAACACGCAACAGAAAAAGCACAAGTTCTAGACTATGCCATCTATTTGATGGGCAACATTAATAAATTTGCAGGCGAAACTGGATTTGCACCAATTCCAGATGCTGAAGTCGAAGAAAGTATTGAATACTTGAATGGATTAAGAAATTAA
- the pstC gene encoding phosphate ABC transporter permease subunit PstC — protein sequence MPIKNELTKREIGIRELIEQKQHSRNFKESFEKAIPFFLFLIASVSILTTIGIVYTLLSETIEFFKRVPIADFFTGTTLKPLSQTPEFGVLPLIIGTVTSSLIAMAVAAPIGLMSAIYLSEYASEKVRKTVKPLLEILAGIPTIVYGFFAFTFVTPLLREFIPGLEATNILSPGIVMGVMIIPMIASLSEDAMSSVPNAMREGALALGSTRLEVTKKVVIPAALSGIIASFVLGISRAIGETMIVTIASGSTKNFTFDITQSMQTMTAYIVEVTGGDAPAGSTIYYSLYAVAMTLFVFTLLMNLLARSISRKYREAY from the coding sequence ATGCCGATTAAGAATGAACTAACAAAGCGTGAAATTGGCATCAGGGAATTAATCGAACAAAAGCAGCACTCAAGAAATTTCAAGGAGTCGTTCGAAAAAGCGATTCCATTCTTTCTATTTCTAATTGCTTCTGTATCGATTTTAACGACCATCGGTATCGTCTACACACTATTATCCGAAACAATCGAGTTTTTTAAACGGGTACCGATTGCAGATTTCTTTACGGGTACGACGTTAAAACCACTGAGCCAAACACCAGAATTTGGTGTCCTACCGCTTATTATCGGTACTGTGACTTCTTCACTCATTGCTATGGCAGTTGCCGCCCCCATAGGGTTAATGTCTGCTATTTATTTGAGTGAATATGCATCTGAAAAGGTTCGAAAAACGGTTAAGCCATTACTTGAAATACTCGCTGGAATCCCGACAATCGTCTATGGATTTTTCGCATTCACTTTCGTTACACCGCTATTACGTGAGTTCATACCTGGGCTTGAAGCGACAAATATCTTAAGTCCTGGAATTGTCATGGGGGTCATGATCATTCCAATGATTGCCTCGCTGTCTGAAGATGCCATGAGTTCAGTGCCAAACGCCATGCGGGAAGGTGCATTAGCTTTGGGTTCAACGAGATTAGAAGTGACGAAAAAAGTGGTCATTCCAGCCGCCCTTTCCGGAATCATCGCCTCATTTGTTCTTGGAATTTCTCGTGCAATTGGCGAAACGATGATTGTCACGATTGCCAGCGGAAGCACGAAAAACTTCACATTCGATATTACACAATCCATGCAAACGATGACCGCTTATATTGTAGAAGTAACTGGCGGAGATGCACCTGCAGGTTCGACAATCTATTATAGCTTGTATGCTGTTGCGATGACGCTATTCGTATTCACACTGCTGATGAATTTATTGGCAAGATCAATTTCCCGCAAGTATAGGGAGGCGTATTAA
- the pstA gene encoding phosphate ABC transporter permease PstA, protein MMERAVERKVSRRMTMRLLINAISKYIFLLATLFGLVVLSVLIYRVFFEGFGWLNFDFLTGKLSTQPERAGIMGAILGTFWLMLVVAPVTMFLGVGTAIYLELYAKKGRLQGFIQTNISNLAGVPSIVYGILGLTVFARALNFGNIVLAGGLTMSLLILPIVIVASQEAIRAVPNPLSEASYGMGATKWQTIKSIILPSALPGILTGAILSLSRAIGETAPLVVIGIPALLIPFPGGIFDKFTVLPMQVYYWTLDSSLTAEYANLAAATIIVLLIALLLLNTTAIVIRNKFQQQH, encoded by the coding sequence ATGATGGAAAGAGCCGTAGAACGTAAAGTGAGTAGAAGAATGACGATGCGTTTATTAATAAATGCCATCTCTAAATATATCTTTCTTCTCGCCACGCTATTTGGTCTCGTTGTGCTTTCAGTCTTAATTTACCGAGTGTTTTTTGAAGGTTTTGGCTGGCTAAATTTCGATTTCTTAACGGGTAAATTATCAACCCAACCTGAACGCGCTGGAATTATGGGCGCTATTCTGGGGACCTTCTGGTTAATGCTTGTCGTTGCGCCTGTCACCATGTTTTTAGGCGTCGGAACAGCCATTTACTTGGAGCTATATGCGAAAAAAGGACGTTTGCAAGGATTCATCCAAACAAATATTTCAAACCTGGCTGGTGTTCCTTCAATTGTCTATGGGATCCTCGGATTGACAGTATTTGCTCGAGCCTTGAATTTTGGTAATATCGTGCTTGCGGGCGGACTGACGATGTCCCTCCTCATTCTCCCTATTGTCATCGTTGCAAGTCAGGAGGCAATTAGGGCGGTGCCAAATCCGTTGAGTGAAGCTTCTTATGGAATGGGCGCGACCAAGTGGCAAACGATTAAGAGCATCATCTTGCCAAGTGCGCTTCCCGGGATATTAACGGGTGCCATCTTGTCGCTATCGCGTGCGATTGGTGAAACTGCTCCGTTAGTCGTTATTGGCATTCCTGCGTTGCTAATTCCTTTTCCGGGTGGGATATTCGACAAGTTTACAGTGCTTCCCATGCAGGTCTATTATTGGACACTGGACTCATCTCTCACTGCGGAATACGCAAACTTAGCAGCTGCGACAATCATCGTGTTGCTAATCGCCTTATTACTGTTAAATACAACGGCGATCGTCATTCGCAATAAATTTCAACAACAACACTAA
- the glmM gene encoding phosphoglucosamine mutase produces MTKYFGTDGVRGIANDELTPELAFRLGRIGSYVLTKDSQEKPRVIVGRDTRISGYMLENALIAGVLSTGVEVMTLGVISTPGVAYLTRVMNANGGVMISASHNPVEDNGIKFFGADGYKLTEEQEEEIEKLLNEQEDTLPRPTGSDVGSVMEYFEGGHKYIQYLKQSVEEDFTGIHVAVDCAHGATSTLATHVFADLDADISTMGASPNGLNINDGVGSTHPEKLAEFVLEKEANIGLAFDGDGDRLIAVDENGKIVDGDQIMYIIGRFLQSEGRLKQDTIVSTIMSNLGFYKALTEHGLTSVKTAVGDKYVVEEMVKGGYNFGGEQSGHIIFLDYNTTGDGLLTGLQLVNIMKATGRTLSSLASEMTIYPQELINVRVTDKNAVTANESVAKVIAEVEKEMAGNGRVLVRPSGTEPLVRVMVEAPTIEDCKRYVDRIVAVVQTEMGLTE; encoded by the coding sequence ATGACAAAGTATTTCGGTACGGATGGCGTACGTGGGATTGCAAATGACGAACTAACCCCAGAGCTTGCATTTAGACTTGGGAGAATTGGGAGTTACGTGTTAACGAAAGACTCGCAGGAGAAGCCGCGTGTAATTGTTGGTAGAGATACGCGTATTTCAGGCTACATGCTTGAAAATGCTTTAATCGCAGGTGTTTTATCGACAGGTGTAGAAGTTATGACACTCGGCGTCATTAGCACACCAGGCGTTGCTTATTTGACCCGTGTAATGAATGCAAACGGTGGCGTTATGATTTCCGCTTCCCATAACCCGGTCGAAGATAACGGCATTAAATTTTTTGGTGCGGATGGCTACAAACTGACAGAAGAGCAAGAAGAAGAAATCGAAAAGTTGCTTAATGAACAGGAAGATACGTTGCCACGCCCGACTGGTTCTGATGTCGGTTCTGTAATGGAATATTTTGAAGGTGGCCATAAATATATTCAGTACTTGAAACAATCCGTTGAAGAAGACTTCACGGGTATACACGTAGCCGTAGATTGTGCGCACGGCGCGACTTCTACATTAGCGACACATGTCTTTGCGGATTTAGATGCCGACATTTCAACGATGGGTGCATCTCCGAATGGACTTAATATAAACGACGGGGTTGGTTCGACACATCCTGAAAAGCTCGCTGAATTTGTACTTGAAAAAGAAGCGAATATCGGTTTGGCCTTTGACGGCGACGGAGACCGTCTAATTGCTGTGGACGAAAACGGTAAAATTGTCGATGGCGATCAAATTATGTACATCATTGGACGTTTCTTGCAATCAGAAGGACGTTTAAAACAGGATACGATTGTATCAACAATTATGAGTAATCTAGGGTTTTACAAAGCCCTTACGGAACACGGTTTAACAAGCGTGAAAACAGCAGTTGGCGATAAATATGTCGTCGAAGAGATGGTGAAAGGCGGTTATAATTTTGGCGGAGAACAATCCGGCCATATTATATTCCTTGACTATAATACGACTGGGGACGGACTTTTAACTGGACTCCAACTCGTGAATATCATGAAAGCAACTGGACGCACATTATCCAGCCTTGCGAGCGAAATGACGATTTACCCGCAAGAACTTATAAACGTTCGCGTGACAGATAAAAATGCAGTCACTGCTAATGAAAGTGTTGCAAAAGTAATTGCTGAAGTCGAAAAAGAAATGGCTGGCAACGGTCGCGTTCTCGTTCGTCCTTCAGGTACGGAACCACTTGTTCGTGTAATGGTAGAAGCACCGACAATCGAGGATTGCAAACGCTATGTAGATCGAATTGTAGCTGTTGTTCAAACTGAAATGGGTTTGACAGAGTAA
- a CDS encoding YbbR-like domain-containing protein, with translation MDKIMDNPWFLRFTALFLAVILFYSVQTDEGEQNGNKVGDHLDTIRDVPVQVYYDNENLVVTGVPETVNVTIEGPVNLVQTTKMLKDFTLIVDLRELTMGRHQVRIQPENISEKLQVRIDPAMVNVLIEEKITETFKVEPEFNTRLLAEDFHVANMDVVPSTIEVTGAKSIIESISFVKATVVGENGIKESFEHQAKVRVLDRDLNKLDVSIVPETVTVKVEVVENSKEVPIVLKSTGTPPDNVTIDSVASSSEMLTIFGPSKILDAIDAVAVEIDISKIKESQTMEVDIPKPKGVSKISMSKIKVDVKATVESTVEEPDVDAEAQADDELDEDIASENAEPTTETISFENVEVTVNGLDEKYKSTLLKPENGIVTLTVVAEPDIVEKLAKSDFTVSIDASAVVAEGESVFPVTVEGPQDLEWTLSEEEVTMRIELA, from the coding sequence ATGGATAAAATTATGGACAACCCATGGTTTCTTCGTTTCACGGCCTTATTTCTAGCGGTGATCTTGTTTTATTCGGTACAGACCGATGAAGGAGAACAGAATGGCAACAAGGTGGGTGACCATCTCGATACGATTCGTGATGTGCCTGTTCAGGTCTATTATGACAATGAAAATCTAGTTGTGACTGGTGTACCTGAAACAGTTAATGTAACAATTGAAGGTCCAGTAAATCTTGTTCAAACGACAAAGATGTTAAAAGACTTTACGTTAATTGTTGATTTACGGGAGTTGACGATGGGAAGACATCAGGTTCGTATACAACCTGAAAACATTTCAGAGAAATTACAGGTGCGCATTGATCCAGCAATGGTGAATGTATTAATCGAAGAGAAAATTACTGAAACATTCAAAGTAGAACCCGAATTCAATACAAGGCTACTTGCCGAAGATTTTCATGTGGCAAATATGGATGTCGTTCCGTCTACAATAGAAGTAACGGGTGCTAAAAGTATCATTGAATCCATTAGTTTTGTTAAAGCAACTGTGGTCGGAGAAAATGGCATTAAAGAATCATTTGAGCACCAAGCTAAAGTTAGAGTGCTTGATCGAGACTTGAATAAATTAGACGTTTCCATCGTTCCAGAGACTGTTACTGTCAAAGTGGAAGTGGTTGAAAACAGCAAGGAAGTCCCAATTGTATTAAAATCGACAGGCACTCCGCCAGATAATGTGACCATCGATTCGGTAGCATCTTCATCGGAAATGCTGACGATTTTTGGCCCAAGTAAAATTCTTGACGCAATTGATGCAGTCGCAGTCGAAATTGACATATCAAAAATAAAAGAGTCGCAAACAATGGAAGTTGATATTCCGAAGCCCAAAGGCGTGTCAAAAATATCAATGTCAAAAATAAAAGTAGATGTTAAAGCCACGGTTGAATCCACGGTTGAAGAACCGGATGTGGATGCGGAAGCACAAGCGGATGATGAATTGGACGAAGATATTGCGTCAGAGAATGCTGAACCAACAACGGAAACAATCAGTTTTGAAAATGTTGAAGTCACAGTAAATGGTTTAGATGAAAAATATAAAAGCACATTACTGAAACCGGAAAACGGCATAGTAACATTGACAGTCGTGGCTGAACCTGACATCGTTGAGAAACTAGCAAAATCTGATTTCACGGTTTCAATCGATGCGTCAGCAGTAGTTGCTGAGGGCGAGAGCGTTTTTCCTGTTACGGTAGAAGGTCCGCAAGATTTGGAGTGGACACTTTCTGAAGAAGAAGTAACGATGAGGATTGAGCTCGCTTAA